A region from the Candidatus Tenderia electrophaga genome encodes:
- a CDS encoding polyamine ABC transporter ATP-binding protein, translating to MAGAPHIEVRDLTAAYGDRIIQQGLTFSVQRGEVFIIMGGSGSGKSTVLRHLIGLQAPATGEVFIEQRKFSHASHGQQETIKRRFGVLFQSGALFSSLTLAENVATPLNENTQLSVAEIRDVVDYKLALVGLSGCQELYPAEISGGMRKRAGLARAMALDPELLFFDEPSAGLDPVNSRRLDELILELRANLGTTIVVVTHELASIFAIGDNSIFLDAEAKTMIASGNPKQLQRACDDARVHAFLNRENV from the coding sequence ATGGCCGGCGCCCCCCATATCGAAGTGCGCGATCTTACCGCCGCCTATGGCGATCGCATCATTCAGCAGGGGCTCACATTCAGCGTGCAGCGCGGTGAGGTCTTCATTATCATGGGCGGCAGCGGCAGCGGCAAGAGCACCGTATTGCGTCATCTCATCGGACTACAAGCGCCAGCCACGGGCGAGGTGTTTATCGAGCAACGCAAGTTCAGCCATGCCAGCCATGGGCAACAGGAAACGATCAAACGCCGTTTCGGCGTGCTGTTCCAAAGCGGCGCCCTGTTCAGCTCCTTGACCCTGGCTGAAAACGTCGCCACGCCGCTGAACGAAAACACCCAGCTCAGCGTGGCGGAGATCCGCGATGTGGTGGACTATAAGCTGGCGCTGGTGGGCCTGAGCGGCTGCCAGGAGCTGTATCCCGCCGAGATCAGCGGCGGCATGCGCAAGCGCGCCGGCCTGGCGCGCGCCATGGCGCTGGACCCGGAACTCCTGTTTTTTGACGAACCGTCGGCCGGCCTCGACCCGGTCAACTCACGCCGCCTGGATGAATTGATCCTTGAACTGCGCGCCAATCTTGGTACTACTATTGTGGTGGTGACCCATGAACTGGCGAGCATCTTCGCCATCGGCGACAATTCAATCTTCCTCGACGCGGAGGCCAAGACCATGATCGCCAGCGGCAATCCGAAACAACTCCAGCGCGCCTGCGACGACGCACGCGTGCACGCCTTCCTCAACCGGGAGAATGTATGA